The segment AGGCGACCAGGGTGCCCTGCGCCTCGGTCCCGGAGAGCTCCAGGTGCAGCTTCGCCGAACCGCGGATCCTCTGGGCCCTGGACGGGCGCTCGGCCGCCCAGACGCCGGCCTTGCCGCGGTCGACGAACGGCAGCCAGATCTTCGGCTGCTCACCGGTGATCGCGGCGGCCCCGTTGGTGATCAGCACGACCCCGCCGCCGGCGACGGTGTCCTGGTCGGTCGGGATGCTCTTGGTCCACCCGCTGCTCGGGTTGCCGCCGAGCAGGCCGGTGCCGTCCAGGACCCGGATCCGGCCGAGGCCGTAGCGGCGGTTGGAGCCGGTCAGCGCGGCCCAGTCGGGGTACGCCTCGTACGCGGCGTTCAGCGGCTTCACGCGTACCGGGTCGGCGCCGGTCGTCCCGGTGCCCTTCAGGTGCTGGTCGAGCCACGCGTACAGGCTGGTCCAGACGTCGTTCGGCAGGCCCAGCACGCCGGTGAGCTCGGCGATCGCGTGGTCACCGGGCCGCAGCTCGAGCCGCTTCGGGGTGGTCAGCTTGCCGTAGAAGTCGACCAGCTGGTTCGGCGGGAAGAACGTGTCACCCCAGCCGTTGGCGATCAGCACGGCCGGCCGGTTGGCGTTGATCGCGTCGATGTAGGTGGCGGCGGACCGGACCTTCGCCCAGTTCATCACCTCGGCGACGTCCCGGTTGGCGTTGAAGTCAGCCATCTTGTCGGTCAGGTCCGCGCTCGGCTTGCCGACGATCTGCGCGGCGAGCTCCAGCAGGCCGGCCGACTGGCGGTGCCGGGTCGAGTCGGCGTACAGCGAGTAGACCAGGTCGGTCCAGCCGCTGAGCACCCCGACGGCCCGGATCCGGGCGTCGAACGCCGAGCCGAGCAGGCTGATGCCGGCCCCGTACGAGATGCCGGCCGCCCCGATCCGCGCCGGGTCCGCCGCGGTGTTCGCGATCGTCCAGTCGACCACCTCGGACAGGTCGGCCATGTCCTTCGGCCCGGCCGTGTCGATCTGCCCGCCGGAGAGCCACCAGCCGCGCGGGGTGTACGAGACGACCACGTACCCGCGTCCGGCGAGGATCTTGGCCTGCGCGAGGTACTCCAGGTCGTTCAGGCCCCAGCTGGACGGCAGGACGACCGCCGGATGGCGCCCGGTGGCGGCCGGGGCGATCACGTTGGCCTTGAGTATCACGCCGTCACTGCCGGTGATGTCGACGGCCTTGAATCCGGTGGTGGCCACGGCGGCCTGCGCCGGCCCGG is part of the Actinoplanes sp. NBC_00393 genome and harbors:
- a CDS encoding CocE/NonD family hydrolase, with amino-acid sequence MAPRRWFTLLAALLLAATTLIGIAGPAQAAVATTGFKAVDITGSDGVILKANVIAPAATGRHPAVVLPSSWGLNDLEYLAQAKILAGRGYVVVSYTPRGWWLSGGQIDTAGPKDMADLSEVVDWTIANTAADPARIGAAGISYGAGISLLGSAFDARIRAVGVLSGWTDLVYSLYADSTRHRQSAGLLELAAQIVGKPSADLTDKMADFNANRDVAEVMNWAKVRSAATYIDAINANRPAVLIANGWGDTFFPPNQLVDFYGKLTTPKRLELRPGDHAIAELTGVLGLPNDVWTSLYAWLDQHLKGTGTTGADPVRVKPLNAAYEAYPDWAALTGSNRRYGLGRIRVLDGTGLLGGNPSSGWTKSIPTDQDTVAGGGVVLITNGAAAITGEQPKIWLPFVDRGKAGVWAAERPSRAQRIRGSAKLHLELSGTEAQGTLVAYLYDLDAVGNAKLITHAPATWLSGGGSRSVDLKLPATAYDLPAGHSLTLVVDTVDPLYYDENASGDSITIGGGSYLDVPLR